One Oncorhynchus masou masou isolate Uvic2021 chromosome 18, UVic_Omas_1.1, whole genome shotgun sequence DNA window includes the following coding sequences:
- the rbm15 gene encoding RNA-binding protein 15 codes for MKGKERSPIKKRSRVLDDIRDRGGGHPPSKKMGAISVSSGSNNGNSSTKSDAGSTRRSLLGEKRDRDFDGHVSSRSGVSNHSYPGAIASAIGKNHNLGLTLDLATARTSNSRGERALPPPINNESEYKTLKISELGTQLSDEDIEDGLFHEFKKFGDVSVKISRSNDERIAFVNFRKPEDARAAKHARGRLVLYDRPLRIDAVYINRRRSRSPVERVDRDPYVGAPGHRHLHTQRPLSPSGLGYRDYRLQQLALGRLPPPPLPPLPRDLEREREFALFEARSRPGPAFIAERAAAFREEDFISPEDDQRANRTLFLGNLDITVTETDLRRAFDRFGVITEVDIKPTRGQTSTYGFLKFENLDMAHRAKLTMSGKIVGRNPIKIGYGKATPTTRLWVGGLGPWVPLAALAREFDRFGTIRTIDYRKGDTWAYIQYESLDAAQAACTHMRGFPLGGPERRLRVDFADTEHHYQQQFLQPLPLPPFDMVAEAFIHRATAEPLRDRERTPPPLHFRERDLGFPGAEWPPNPAMRERVRPGVFELPDHLQRDRRPGGREPWSLERELVGRGSDPGRKRRLMDDGRHLDVSPDSTDRTARRRRGGPSPDGSPDGGRFSDSERPSRGDDRPSPGRDRRPSLERPGGGDRRLKNQGNLAERGASSSGLTSSTGERKRKAGDSSSRGPGAKRDRSSDQGGSKGSQSSKLSLAWHGMLLLKNSNFPANMHLLEGHQGVAKDLLVDGPTGRQVGELKITQRLRLDQPKLDEVSRRIKAAGPGGYAVLLAVPGSGGEEVSSTDPAASTQRPLRNLVSYLKQKQAAGVISLPVGGSRDKDHQGVLHAFPPCEFSQQFIDASAKALAKTDEDYLVMVVVRGPS; via the coding sequence ATGAAAGGCAAAGAAAGGTCGCCGATTAAAAAGCGCTCTCGGGTTTTGGATGATATCCGAGACAGGGGAGGAGGCCATCCGCCCAGCAAGAAAATGGGGGCTATCTCAGTTTCCAGTGGGAGCAATAATGGAAATAGCTCGACTAAAAGTGACGCAGGATCTACAAGAAGGAGTTTGTTGGGCGAAAAGAGAGACAGGGATTTTGACGGGCATGTTTCCAGTCGATCCGGCGTGAGTAACCATAGTTATCCCGGTGCTATTGCTAGCGCTATCGGTAAGAACCACAACTTGGGCTTGACTCTCGATTTAGCCACTGCAAGGACTAGTAATTCTCGTGGCGAGCGTGCTCTGCCTCCCCCCATCAACAACGAAAGTGAGTACAAAACTCTTAAAATCAGTGAATTGGGAACTCAGTTGAGCGATGAAGACATCGAAGACGGACTTTTCCACGAATTCAAAAAATTTGGGGACGTGAGTGTCAAAATAAGCCGCAGCAACGACGAAAGAATCGCGTTTGTCAACTTCAGAAAGCCCGAGGATGCCAGAGCAGCTAAACACGCCCGGGGCAGGTTAGTACTTTATGACCGTCCTCTGAGAATTGACGCAGTGTACATAAACAGACGGAGAAGTCGCTCTCCAGTTGAGAGAGTTGACAGAGACCCTTATGTTGGAGCCCCAGGGCACAGACACCTTCACACCCAGAGACCCCTCTCCCCATCAGGGCTTGgatacagagactacagactacagCAGCTGGCACTTGGgcgcctccctcctcccccacttcCCCCTTTGCCCAGAGACCTAGAACGGGAGAGGGAGTTTGCCCTGTTTGAAGCCAGGTCACGCCCAGGTCCTGCTTTCATTGCAGAGAGAGCTGCTGCTTTCCGCGAGGAGGATTTTATCTCTCCCGAGGATGACCAAAGAGCTAACAGAACGCTGTTTCTGGGCAACTTGGACATTACAGTCACAGAGACGGACCTGAGGAGGGCGTTTGACAGGTTTGGGGTGATAACAGAGGTGGATATTAAGCCCACACGGGGACAGACCAGCACATACGGATTTCTGAAGTTTGAGAACCTAGACATGGCCCATCGCGCCAAACTCACCATGTCTGGGAAGATAGTGGGCCGTAACCCCATAAAGATTGGCTATGGTAAGGCCACCCCCACCACACGCCTATGGGTGGGTGGGCTCGGACCCTGGGTCCCCCTAGCAGCATTGGCCAGAGAGTTTGACCGCTTTGGTACAATAAGGACCATTGACTACAGAAAGGGGGACACCTGGGCTTATATACAGTACGAGAGCCTTGACGCTGCTCAGGCTGCGTGCACGCACATGCGTGGCTTCCCTCTGGGGGGGCCCGAGAGGAGACTCAGGGTGGACTTTGCAGACACAGAGCACCACTACCAGCAGCAGTTCCTTCagcctcttcctctacccccctTCGACATGGTGGCAGAGGCTTTCATCCACCGAGCCACAGCTGAGCCCCTGAGGGACAGAGAAAGGACTCCACCGCCGCtccacttcagagagagagatctgggttTCCCCGGGGCCGAGTGGCCCCCTAACCCGGCTATGCGTGAACGAGTACGTCCCGGGGTCTTTGAGCTGCCAGATCACCTGCAGCGGGACCGGCGGCCGGGGGGGAGGGAGCCCTGGTCTCTGGAGCGTGAGCTGGTGGGGCGCGGCAGCGACCCGGGACGGAAACGACGCCTCATGGACGACGGTCGCCATCTTGATGTCTCTCCTGACAGCACTGACCGCACGGCACGCCGGCGCAGAGGTGGCCCATCCCCAGACGGTAGCCCTGACGGAGGCCGCTTCAGTGACTCAGAGCGCCCCTCTCGCGGCGACgacagaccctcccctggacgAGACCGCCGCCCCAGTCTGGAGCGTCCTGGCGGAGGAGACAGGAGATTGAAGAACCAGGGGAATCTCGCTGAGAGAGGGGCCTCCAGCAGTGGCCTCACATCTTCAACAGGGGAACGGAAACGTAAAGCCGgcgacagcagcagcagaggACCTGGAGCTAAGAGGGATCGCTCCTCAGACCAGGGTGGCtctaaaggcagtcagtcatccAAGCTGAGCCTGGCCTGGCACGGCATGCTCCTCCTGAAGAACAGCAACTTCCCCGCCAACATGCATCTCCTGGAGGGTCACCAGGGCGTGGCCAAGGACCTCCTCGTCGACGGCCCCACGGGGAGACAGGTGGGCGAACTCAAGATCACCCAGCGTCTCCGCCTCGACCAGCCCAAGCTGGACGAGGTCTCCAGACGCATCAAAGCGGCCGGCCCCGGCGGCTACGCCGTCCTCCTGGCGGTTCCCGGTTCCGGTGGCGAGGAGGTGTCGTCGACGGACCCTGCAGCTTCCACCCAGCGTCCTCTCCGCAATCTGGTGTCCTACCTGAAACAGAAGCAGGCAGCCGGAGTCATCAGCCTGCCCGTTGGAGGCAGCCGGGATAAGGACCACCAGGGTGTTCTCCATGCGTTCCCTCCCTGTGAGTTCTCACAGCAGTTCATTGATGCCTCGGCTAAAGCTCTGGCCAAAACCGACGAGGACTATCTGGTGATGGTCGTGGTGCGAGGGCCATCATAA